The genomic segment CCCCTGTGTGGTACAGGTGCACACACTCACCGGGGCCTTCCTCTTTTCCCTTGAGTCCCAGACCACCATTGGCTATGGCTTCCGCTACATCAGTGAGGAGTGCCCACTGGCCATTGTGCTTCTTATTGCCCAGCTGGTGCTCACCACCATCCTGGAGATCTTCATCACAGGTACCTTCCTGGCAAAGATTGCCCGGCCCAAGAAGCGGGCGGAGACCATCCGTTTCAGCCAGCACGCAGTCGTAGCCGCTCACAATGGGAAGCCCTGCCTTATGATCCGAGTGGCCAACATGCGTAAGAGCCTCCTCATTGGCTGCCAGGTGACAGGCAAACTGCTTCAGACCCACCAGACCAAGGAGGGTGAGAACATCCGCCTCAACCAGGTCAATGTGACTTTCCAAGTGGATACAGCCTCTGACAGCCCCTTCCTCATCCTCCCCCTTACTTTCTACCACGTGGTAGATGAGACCAGTCCCTTGAAAGACCTCCCCCTCCGCAGTGGTGAGGGCGACTTTGAGCTGGTGCTGATCCTAAGTGGGACAGTGGAATCCACCAGCGCCACCTGCCAGGTGCGCACTTCCTACCTGCCAGAGGAGATCCTTTGGGGCTATGAGTTCATACCCGCCATCTCGCTGTCAGCCAGTGGCAAATACATAGCAGACTTCAGCCTTTTTGACCAAGTGGTGAAAGTAGCCTCTCCAAGCGGCCTCCGTGACAGCACTGTACGCTATGGAGACCCTGAAAAGCTCAAGTTGGAGGAGTCGCTAAGGGAGCAGGCTGAGAAGGAGGGCAGTGCCGTTAGTGTGCGCATCAGCAATGTCTGACGGCTTGGagtcccacctccccatccctctgGTTTCTCTTCTTCTTGTGGCTCCTGGGTGAGGGATGTTTGTTATCCAGGCTTACTGGGGAGCCCCAGAAGCATCCTTCTCCACTTC from the Bos javanicus breed banteng chromosome 3, ARS-OSU_banteng_1.0, whole genome shotgun sequence genome contains:
- the KCNJ10 gene encoding ATP-sensitive inward rectifier potassium channel 10, which encodes MTSVAKVYYNQTTQTESRPLMGPGIRRRRVLTKDGRSNVRMEHIADKRFLYLKDLWTTFIDMQWRYKLLLFSATFAGTWFLFGVVWYLVAVAHGDLLELGPPANHTPCVVQVHTLTGAFLFSLESQTTIGYGFRYISEECPLAIVLLIAQLVLTTILEIFITGTFLAKIARPKKRAETIRFSQHAVVAAHNGKPCLMIRVANMRKSLLIGCQVTGKLLQTHQTKEGENIRLNQVNVTFQVDTASDSPFLILPLTFYHVVDETSPLKDLPLRSGEGDFELVLILSGTVESTSATCQVRTSYLPEEILWGYEFIPAISLSASGKYIADFSLFDQVVKVASPSGLRDSTVRYGDPEKLKLEESLREQAEKEGSAVSVRISNV